The Sabethes cyaneus chromosome 3, idSabCyanKW18_F2, whole genome shotgun sequence DNA window AAGATTTTCATACCATTGATTGCTtggataacatttactgaataccTAGatcattttggtcttaataaaacgctctAAATTTAAGTGGCAGTTGCGAGAAATGATGAGGTTGCTGCGACTATGTTAGGCCCACGACACTATTGTGATGTCTGTGTGGTTTGAATTTTCGGCAGGCCAAACGCGCCTGTATAGTACAAATCATACACGTTtctcggtgttaagtcagaccgagccaagtgacaaaattctgatattgagaaaaatgcgttcaaagtttgctgatCTATATAGTTTAAAGCTACTAATCGTTCGacatcatctcataactctggttgTTTGCGACGTTTATGTAATctaattagagtaaaatgtagctaagAAAATTCTTAATCGATGGCTCCATTAATCGATTGGAAATCGAAATCGCCGAAAAGCGACCGcatttgaagaagaaaaaacctcTTTATCATCACGACAATACGCCTGTTCATTTATGCTTAGTTGCACAAGCAAACTTGCATGAAATCGGTTTCGAATTGGTTCCTCAGCCACCGTATTCACCAGACCTGGCCCCCAGCGACTATTACTTGTTTCCTAACCTGAAGAGATGGCTCACCGGTAAGCGTTTTGACTCAAATGAGGAGCTCATAGCTGAAACTGAGGTGTATTTTGGAGACCTTCCGATCGAGTACTTTTCGGACGGTATCAAAAAGTTAGAAAAACGTTGGACTCACTGTATCGACCTAAAAGGAGAGtatgttgaaaaataaaaccgactttggccaaaaaaaaccTCTCCGTGTTTCATTTTTCAGGTACTTATCAGACTGCCTAATAGTAGCAGTAAATTATTTgcattaaggttcaaacacgcgtcattgatttctgggatttcaaaagcagttttcatAGCGAGGTGGCCGAATGGAAAAGGTGTTGAACAATTTGACGTGCTCAAAAAATAATAGTTACGTTTGTGAAACTGCTTTCACTTCATTCTTTCATCTATCAGAATATAATGAATATATTTTTGTGAacacaatttttattttgagcatAAGCATGAGCATGAGTATTAATCTAGTAATAAATAGATTTTGCGTGTTTGTACTTTAATGTGAAGGCGTTTGAAAATGATACTCTACACTTTAACGCGGAATAATTATCACTTAAATTTACTACAACCGTAAAACAAGGAAAACATATCACCAAATATGACTAGCTAACATTTTAGTAAGCTCGTGCCTCGTGTTATTTATTTATCGATTATATGCAATCGTTGCGATCCATTATCAGTTTAACATGCAGTTTATAAAACAAACGCGTGCAGAAAAATATCTTCAATTTGCTATGCAACAATCAGGTATCGATAAAAGGAAAATTCAAGCATTATTAAACTACAAAAGAGTTGAACCAACCAGGCCATACACGGCTGCCCACAAGGTTTCCCTTTAAAGTGTGTAAGATAATcttaattttgcagattttttattAACGTTTTCTGTCTACCCCGTCTCAGCTACTTGGCTACCACACCTTTAGTCTGCAGTAATACGTGGGTTCAGCATACATAAACTGTTTTACAGCAAGCATGTAAAGTAAATCGTCGATTTTAACACATGCCAGCTCAAGCAGCTGCTCTATTGGCAAGCCAAGGTAGGGCGTGTGTCTAAACTTGAACTTTCACGTTTATAAAATTAGGCACTGCCTATACTGCTCAGCAAGTACCTATAATTCGCAAGATTGAACTTGCACCTTCTGTACGCATTGGATAGAATGTAAGAACGGCTTATATATACACGCAGTTTTGATCTACGGCTGAAaagtaacaaaaacaaaaataaacagaaTTGAAACCGGTGATAGTGAGCCACGGGTATCATGTGAGTAATTTTTTAGAACATACCCGCTATAAAAAGGAGTGAACAGTGCTCAACAGATTATAATCAACATACGGTTGTCACCGAGTTCGCATATCTTCCAAAATGGCATTCAAAGTAAGTTGATTGACGCTTTACATAGagcatttacatttacataatTACAATCGTTGGCAGTTCGCCGTCTTTGCCGCCATTGTTGCTGTGGCTAATGCCGTGGCGATTGGATACCCCGCTGCTATTCCAGCCGCTTATCCAGCTATTGCCAAAGTTGCTGCTCCAGTGATTGCCAAGGCTGTCGATGATTACGATCCCAACCCGCAGTATAGCTACAGCTACCACATTGCTGTAAGTATAGTAAAGATATCATGCACACTGCAGATAGGCCATTATAAGCTCTTTACAGGATGCCTTGACTGGGGATAACAAGGAACAGCAGGAATCTCGCAGCGGAGATGTCGTTACTGGATCATATTCTCTAGTTGAGCCTGATGGCACCCGTCGTATTGTTGAGTACACTGCTGATCCAGTCAACGGATTCAATGCTGTTGTGCACCGCGAACCACTAGTTAAAGCTGTTGCTCCAGTGGCGAAGATTGCTGCTCCATTGGCTTACCCAGCCATCGCCAAGGTTGCTGCTCCACTAGGATACCCAGCATACGGACGAGCCGTCATTGGTTAAACCAAATTTGATCGATCGAATCAGTCGTGATTGCACAAAACTGCCTAGTTCTGACTTTACCACTCTATATACTACCAATCACTTTCTATTCTGTGAAAATCACCGGCAAATTCTTCATCAAATATCCGTTGACCGACCTTTGCACTACATGTTACCCTGGACTATGAGCAACCCATTCGTACAAAAACGTACACGATGTACACAAGACAATTAGAATCATCCATTTGTATATATCAGCATTATCGCTCAAATAAGTAAACGTACCATACGACCCCATCATACGTGCATATAAAGAGCAGTGCATCTATAGCGCACTCTACTGTAATGTTTGACTGTGTGTGACTTAAGTGTTATTCTAGTTTTATTAGCTCAATAAATGCAAGCTCGGAACAATGAAAAGGAAACATTTCGTTTTAGTGCATACAACATGCATTTTGAACATACATAGTAGTTCTCCCTGCTCGTATAGTCAGCGACATCGGATAGTTATCGCTCCTGCTCAGTAA harbors:
- the LOC128742211 gene encoding cuticle protein 21-like encodes the protein MAFKFAVFAAIVAVANAVAIGYPAAIPAAYPAIAKVAAPVIAKAVDDYDPNPQYSYSYHIADALTGDNKEQQESRSGDVVTGSYSLVEPDGTRRIVEYTADPVNGFNAVVHREPLVKAVAPVAKIAAPLAYPAIAKVAAPLGYPAYGRAVIG